Proteins co-encoded in one Psychromonas sp. L1A2 genomic window:
- the oppC gene encoding oligopeptide ABC transporter permease OppC, with product MLAKKQNSEAIENFADSLEIEGRSLWKDARIRFMRNKAAMVSLILLLVITLSVIFVPMFAEFAYDDTDWYALHQPPTMEHLFGTDSLGRDLFVRTFIGGRISMMVGVLGALVAVVIGTVYGATSGFIGGKVDRMMMRILEILYSIPFMFLVIVLVTFFGRNIVLIFVAIGAIAWLDMARIVRGQTLSLRNKEFIEAAHVCGVSNWNIIRRHIIPNVLGIVAVYSTLLVPSMILTESFLSFLGLGVQEPMTSWGALLQEGAQSMEVAIWQLSFPAAFMVVTLFCFNYIGDGLRDALDPKDR from the coding sequence ATTGAAGGGCGAAGTTTGTGGAAAGATGCACGCATTCGTTTTATGCGTAATAAAGCGGCAATGGTGAGTTTGATTTTGCTTCTTGTCATTACGCTATCAGTTATTTTCGTGCCGATGTTTGCAGAGTTTGCCTATGATGATACTGATTGGTACGCGTTACATCAGCCGCCTACAATGGAACATTTATTCGGAACGGATAGCCTTGGACGTGATTTGTTTGTACGTACTTTTATTGGGGGACGTATTTCCATGATGGTAGGGGTGTTAGGTGCGCTTGTTGCTGTGGTGATAGGCACCGTTTATGGTGCTACATCTGGTTTTATTGGCGGTAAAGTTGACCGTATGATGATGCGTATTCTGGAAATCCTTTATTCAATTCCCTTTATGTTTTTAGTGATTGTGTTGGTTACCTTTTTTGGTCGTAATATTGTATTGATATTTGTTGCTATAGGCGCTATTGCTTGGCTTGATATGGCACGTATTGTTCGCGGTCAAACCTTGAGCTTACGTAACAAAGAGTTTATTGAGGCTGCACATGTTTGTGGTGTAAGCAACTGGAACATTATTCGCCGTCATATCATTCCTAATGTGTTAGGTATTGTTGCCGTTTATTCAACGTTATTAGTGCCAAGTATGATTTTAACTGAATCATTTTTAAGCTTTTTAGGCCTAGGCGTACAGGAGCCAATGACTAGTTGGGGGGCATTGTTACAAGAAGGTGCGCAAAGCATGGAGGTCGCAATTTGGCAATTAAGTTTCCCAGCTGCGTTTATGGTGGTGACGCTATTTTGTTTTAACTATATCGGTGACGGTCTACGTGACGCATTAGATCCAAAAGATAGATAA
- a CDS encoding ABC transporter ATP-binding protein codes for MSLLDVKDLHVEFTTQDGNVTAVNDLNFSLQRGETLGIVGESGSGKSQTVFALMGLLAKNGLISGSANFEGKEILNLPEKELNKVRADQIAMIFQDPMTSLNPYMKVSKQMMEVLILHKGMSKKEAFEESLKMLEAVKIPEARSRMNMYPHEFSGGMRQRVMIAMALLCRPKLLIADEPTTALDVTIQAQIMALLNDLKKEFNTAIIMITHDLGVVAGSCDKVLVMYAGRTMEYGTVDEIFYKPSHPYTEGLLKSIPRLDGNDDVLATIPGNPPNLLNLPVGCPYQERCDRVMDRCKKEAPMLTAFADNRSRACFSEWESW; via the coding sequence ATGAGTTTATTAGATGTAAAAGATCTGCACGTAGAGTTTACCACTCAAGATGGTAACGTAACGGCAGTAAACGACCTTAACTTTTCATTACAACGAGGTGAAACCTTGGGCATAGTAGGGGAGTCGGGTTCAGGTAAGTCTCAAACCGTATTCGCTTTAATGGGATTATTAGCCAAAAATGGTCTAATTTCAGGTAGTGCAAATTTTGAGGGCAAAGAGATTCTTAATTTGCCTGAAAAAGAATTGAATAAAGTACGAGCTGACCAAATAGCAATGATATTTCAAGACCCAATGACATCTCTCAATCCTTACATGAAAGTGAGTAAGCAGATGATGGAAGTCCTTATTTTACATAAAGGAATGAGTAAAAAAGAAGCGTTTGAAGAATCTCTAAAAATGCTGGAAGCTGTAAAAATACCTGAAGCGCGATCACGTATGAATATGTACCCTCATGAGTTTTCTGGTGGTATGCGTCAGCGAGTGATGATTGCGATGGCACTGTTATGTCGTCCAAAATTGCTGATAGCAGATGAACCTACAACTGCTCTTGATGTAACCATTCAAGCACAAATAATGGCATTACTTAATGACTTAAAAAAAGAGTTTAATACAGCCATTATTATGATCACACATGACTTAGGGGTTGTTGCTGGTAGTTGCGATAAAGTATTAGTGATGTACGCTGGACGTACCATGGAATACGGAACTGTGGATGAAATATTCTACAAACCAAGCCATCCTTATACGGAAGGATTATTAAAATCGATTCCAAGACTTGATGGGAATGACGATGTGTTAGCAACAATTCCAGGGAATCCTCCCAATTTACTTAACTTACCTGTTGGCTGTCCTTATCAAGAACGCTGTGATCGAGTGATGGACCGATGTAAAAAAGAAGCACCGATGTTAACTGCTTTTGCGGATAACCGTTCTCGAGCTTGTTTTTCTGAGTGGGAGTCTTGGTAA